The DNA region GTGTCCTCGCCGGGCCCCGCGTCGAACGTGAGGGCGATGCACTTCGCCTTGCGGCAGTCCACCGGGCCGAACGTGCCCTTGGCGTCGGACGCGGCGTCCGCGCGCGCGGTCCCCGGAGCCGTCGTCTCCATGGAGCAGCCGCTGAGCGACAGGGTGAGGACGGTCACAAGGGCGGCGGTCAACCCCGTACCGAGCGGTGTCGTCTTTCTGGGCACAGCGGATCACTCCCGAAGCATCGGCCGGCCGCACCCCCGCGGTGTGGCACCCCGCGACTCTACACAGCGCGTATACGCGCGGTGTATAGCAGGGCCGGTGAAGCAGGGGGAGGCGAACAGGCGGGAGCCCCCGGTGGCCGGGGTACGGCCACCGGGGGCTCCGTCGGGTGCGGGGGGTGCTCCCGCGGTGGGCCTGTCAGCCGTTCGCGAGGGCCTGTACCCGGTCGAGTGCGCCGTTGAAGTGGTTGTGGTCGCCGACCGTGGGGCCGGACGAGGTGTACTGCCAGATCGTGTAGAAGCCCCAGCCCGCCGGGAGCTCGCCGACGGTCGAGTTGTAGCGGGCCACCCAGAGCGGGTTGGTGGTGCCGAAGCTCGCGTTGTTGCCCGTGCAGTCCTTCCACCAGCTGGTCGCCGTGTAGATCACGGCGTCCCGGCCGGTGCGGGCCTTGTAGGTGTTCACGAAGTCGCGGATCCAGGCGACCATGGCGGCCTGGGTCTTTCCGTAGCACTGCGCGCCGTAGGGGTTCCACTCGATGTCCAGCACGCCGGGCAGGGTCTTGCCGTCCCGGGACCAGCCGCCGCCGTTGTCCACGAAGTAGTTGGCCTGGGCCGCGCCGCTGGTGGTGTTCGGAGTGGCGAAGTGGTACGAGCCTCGGATCATCCCCACGTTGTAGGAGCCGTTGTACTGCTGCGCGAAGTACTCGTTCTTGTAGTACGTCCCCTCGGTGGCCTTCACGTAGGCCCATTTCACGCCGCTGTTCCACAGGGTCGGCCAGGCGACGTTGCCCTGATGGCCGCTGACGTCCACGCCCTCGGTCTGGACGGCGGTGGTGCCGGCGGGAGTGACGCCGCCCTGCTGGCCGTCGTGGGCGAGGACGCCCTGGCCCATGCGCGCCGTCCCCCGTTCGGGGAAGTCGGTGCCGTCGTCGGCCGACGCGGCACCGGGCAGGGTGAGGAGGAGGGAGAGGGCGGCGAGAAGGGTGCCCGCCGCGGTGAGGCGCGAGCGAGCGGACTGGACGGTTCCGGATCTGTGCACGGGCATCTGCGTGCCTCCGCAGGTTCGGTGGGGGGAGCTCATGACCCAGGAGTGGGTGCGGAACACTCCTGTGGGGCGTAACGCCGTGGTGTGAACATGCCACCATGGCGCCTCTGACGCTACGCACGTAGACCCATCCGGCGGAAGAGGGGCAGGGCGCCGCCGGAGGTCTACTCCTGCGAAATACTGGCCGAGCTGCGGCGATGGCCCCAGTTGAAGGAAAGTTTCATCGGCAGAAAGCCCCGGAGGGATGCTGACGTGCGCGGGAGCGGAAGCGGCGGTGAACCCGGTGCGACGGCCGGGAGTGGTGTGGACCACGAATTCCTCGCTCTGGAACGGGAGTTGGCGGTCTTCCTGCGTCGGGCGCGGGCCAATTCCGGGGAGATGGCCCGTGAGGTCCACCCGGACCTGGAGCCCGCGGCCTACGGCCTCCTCGTACGCCTGGAATCGGCGGGGCGTCAGCGCCCCACGGACCTGGCCGCCTACTTCGGAGTCGGCAGGGCGACGATGAGCCGCCAGTTGCACGCCCTGGAGGGCCTCGGCCTGGTGGCCCGTGAGAGTGATCCGGCGGACGGCCGCGTCTCCCTCGTCCGCCTGACGGGTGAGGGGCTGACCCGCTTCCGCCGTGTCCGTGACGCGCGGCGCGGCCGGTACGCCGACAAGCTGGCGGACTGGGACCGCGCGGAGGTGGCGGAGCTGGCGAGGCTGCTGCACCACCTGAACGCGCGCGCCGTGGACTGAGCGACGGTCAGGGGCGCCCAGGCTCCTGGCAGGTCTCCCCGTCGCGGTCCGGACCCGGCGCG from Streptomyces sp. NBC_01754 includes:
- a CDS encoding lysozyme; translation: MPVHRSGTVQSARSRLTAAGTLLAALSLLLTLPGAASADDGTDFPERGTARMGQGVLAHDGQQGGVTPAGTTAVQTEGVDVSGHQGNVAWPTLWNSGVKWAYVKATEGTYYKNEYFAQQYNGSYNVGMIRGSYHFATPNTTSGAAQANYFVDNGGGWSRDGKTLPGVLDIEWNPYGAQCYGKTQAAMVAWIRDFVNTYKARTGRDAVIYTATSWWKDCTGNNASFGTTNPLWVARYNSTVGELPAGWGFYTIWQYTSSGPTVGDHNHFNGALDRVQALANG
- a CDS encoding MarR family winged helix-turn-helix transcriptional regulator yields the protein MRGSGSGGEPGATAGSGVDHEFLALERELAVFLRRARANSGEMAREVHPDLEPAAYGLLVRLESAGRQRPTDLAAYFGVGRATMSRQLHALEGLGLVARESDPADGRVSLVRLTGEGLTRFRRVRDARRGRYADKLADWDRAEVAELARLLHHLNARAVD